The Anas platyrhynchos isolate ZD024472 breed Pekin duck chromosome Z, IASCAAS_PekinDuck_T2T, whole genome shotgun sequence genome includes a window with the following:
- the LYPD8 gene encoding LOW QUALITY PROTEIN: ly6/PLAUR domain-containing protein 8 (The sequence of the model RefSeq protein was modified relative to this genomic sequence to represent the inferred CDS: inserted 1 base in 1 codon; deleted 1 base in 1 codon; substituted 1 base at 1 genomic stop codon) translates to MWSDCCSHTGRVGFAPVNHLVATSPPSFAPVSSSDPESATGGWQLDGSYLTCCVGDACWSTSVSLPPEANVPKGHQCPACYSMDSFQXCNKIVDCTGSKTQCVDLAGLINSGGLSLKAARKGCTTISENHVVGNGNGKNNLGMMNMKMKPFQSKPTYALERLVSWLAPPQTLFLPVLXILEKLLF, encoded by the exons ATGTGGTCTGATTGTTGCTCCCATACAGGCAGGGTTGGCTTTGCTCCTGTAAACCATCTGGTTGCCACCAGTCCTCCATCCTTTGCTCCAGTATCAAGCAGTGATCCTGAATCAGCAACAG GGGGATGGCAATTGGATGGAAGCTACTTGACCTGCTGTGTGGGCGATGCCTGTTGGTCAACATCTGTCTCAT TGCCACCAGAGGCCAACGTGCCCAAAGGACAC CAATGTCCTGCCTGCTACAGCATGGACTCCTTCCAGTGATGTAACAAAATTGTAGACTGCACTGGATCCAAAACCCAGTGTGTCGATCTGGCTGGGTTAATTAATTC GGGTGGACTGTCTCTGAAAGCTGCCAGGAAGGGCTGCACCACCATTTCTGAAAACCATGTTgtaggaaatggaaatggaaaaaacaatctGGGGATGATGAACATGAAAATGAAGCCGTTCCAAAGCAAACCAACTTATGCTTTGGAAAGACTGGTTTCTTGGCTTGCCCCTCCACAAACTCTTTTTCTCCCTGTCC ATATCTTGGAGAAGTTACTTTTCTGA